The Thermococcus henrietii genome segment GACCGAACCAACGCTGTTGGAGAACATCGTCGCTATCGCCGCTCCCACGACGCCGAGTTCTGGAAACGGCCCGAGGCCGAAGATTAAGACGGGGTCGAGGGCCATGTTGAGGCCAACCGTGAAGAAGCTAATAACCATCGGCGTCTTCGTGTCCCCGACTGCCCTCAGGAGGAACGTGAAGGCGTAGTAGGTGAAGGCGAAGGGGATTCCAATGAATATGACGAGGGTGTATTTAATCGCGTACGGATAAACCGAGCTCGAGACGTCCATCAGCTTGAGGATGTAGGGAGTGGAGATTGCCCCGATTATGGCAACGCCAATCGAGAACAGCAGGCTCAGCGAGTAAAGAGCACCCGCCGAGCGGTTCGCCCTCTTGAAGTCCCTCGCCCCTATGTACTGCGTCACGAAGGCGAAGCCCGCAACCGCGAAGCCCATTCCAAGGCTCATGAGGGTCGCTATGAAGGGCCAGCTGGCGCCCGGTGCCGAGAGCTGGTTCCTGCCGAGTTTCCCGAGCCAGAAGGTATCTGCTAGGTTGTAGAGAACCTGAACCATGTTGCTGACTATCAGAGGGCCCGCTAACCTGAAGAGCGTTCTCTCAATCGGCCCGTTCAGAATCTCCTCCCTGGCTCGCTCGACGGACATGACAATCAGATTCCTATCGAAACGTTAGTATAAAAACTTTAGGGTGGATAAAAGGGCCACACCTCAAGAACGACCTGCTCTAGAATTATAACAGAAATCAGGAGAATAGAAAAGGGGAGAAAACCTCACTCGAGGGCCTTCCTCGCGGCCTCGAGCTTGATTCTCTGCTCCTCGCGGTAGACGGTCTTCCTGATGAGCTCGACCGCGTCGGGGTTCGCTGAGACGCTGTCGATGCCCATCCTGACGAGGAGCCTGACCATCTTCGGGTCGCTTCCGGCCTGTCCGCAGATGCTGGTCTCGACGCCGTACTTCTTGCAGACCTTGATGACGTTCTCGATGAGCTTGAGAACGGCCGGGTGCTTCTCGTCGTAGAGCTTGAAGACCCTCTCGTTGTCCCTGTCGATAGCGAGGGTGTACTGGGTGAGGTCGTTGGTTCCGAAGCTGACGAAGTCGATGCCCTCCTTGATGAGGTCCTCGATGATGAGCGCGCTGGCCGGGGTCTCAATCATGACGCCCCACTCGACGTCCTTGTGCGGCTCAAGGCCAACGCTCCTGGCTATCTCCTTGGCCTTCCTTATCTGCTCGGGGTGGCTGACGAGCGGGAGCATGACGCCGATGTTGTCGTATCCCTCGTCGACGAGCTTCTTGATGGCCTTGAACTCGGCCCTGAGGAGCTCCGGCTGGTCGAGACCGCGCCTGATTCCGCGCCAGCCGAGCATCGGGTTCCTCTCGACAGGCTCGTCCTCTCCGCCCGGAAGCTCGCGGAACTCGTTGGTCGGGGCGTCGAGGGTCCTGTACCAGACGCGCCTCGGGTAGAAGGCCTCGACGACCTTCCTGATGCCCTCGGCAAGCTTCTCGACGAGCTCCTCCTCCTTGCCCTCCTTGATGAACTTGACCGGGTGGGCGCCGATTCCGAGTATCATGTGCTCGGCCCTGAGGAGTCCAACGCCGTCGGCACCGGTGGCGGCGGCCCTCTCGGCGACCTCGGGCATCGAGACGTTGACCTTGACCTCGGTAGCGGTTATGAGCGGGGCACCGGCGACGACGACCTTGCCGCCCTCGGCCTTCTCCTCCTTCTCCTTCTTGACGAGGCTCTTGACTATGCCCTTGTAGACGACACCCCTGGTTCCGTCGACGGTGACGAGCATGCCGTCCTTGAGCTTCTTGGTGGCCTCCTTGGTACCGACGACGGTCGGGATACCAAGTTCCCTACCAACGATGGCCGCGTGGCAGGTCCTTCCACCCTCGTCGGTGACGATGGCGGAGGCCCTCTTCATGGCCGGAACCATGTCCGGGTTGGTCATGGTGGTGACGAGGACGTCGCCCTCCTTGACCTTGTCGATGTCCTTGACGTCGAGGACTATGACGACCTTACCGGCACCGACGCCCGGAGAGGCTCCGAGACCCTTGAGGATAACCTCCATCTCCTCGGTCTCCTCGAGCTCCTCGCCCTCGGCCGGGGCCTCCTTGAGGGTGGTTATCGGCCTGCTCTGGACGATGTAGAGCTTGCCGTCGTCGGCGTCGTAGGCCCACTCGATGTCCTGCGGGTACTGGTAGTGCTCCTCAATCTTGGCGCCCATCTTGGCGACCTCGATTATCTGCTCCTCGGTGAGAACCTGCTTCTCAACGTACTCGGGTCCGAGGTAGTCGGCAACCTTGACGAGAACGGTTCCCTTGCCGGTCTCCGGGTTCCTGACGTACATAACTTCTTTCTTGGCGATGTACTTCTCCTTTATCTTCCAGGTGCCCTTCTCAACGATGTACTCGTCCGGGGTAACGGCACCGCTGACGACGGCCTCACCGAGGCCCCAGGCGGCGTTAATCATTATCTCGTTCCTGTTGTTAGTGACCGGGTTGGCGGTGAACATGACGCCGCTGGTCTTGCTGTTGACCATCTTCTGGACGACGGCGCTGAGGTAGACCTTCCTGTGGTCGAAGCCCTGCTTGGCCCTGTAGAAGGTAGCCCTCGCGGTCCAGAGTGAAGCCCAGCACTTCCTGACGTTCTCGAGGAGGTCCTCGTCGCCGATGACGTCGAGGTAGGTCTCCTGCTGGCCGGCGAAGGAAGCCTCAGGAAGGTCCTCGGCGGTAGCGGAGGAGCGGACGGCGACGTAAACGAACTCGCCCTTCTCCGGGTCCTTGTTGAAGCGCTTGCAGAGCTTGTGGTAGGCGTTGAGAACCTCATCCGCTATCTCCTTGGGCATTGGCATGGCAAGAATGAGCTCCCTGATGACCGCGGTGTTGTCCATAAGCTCCCTGCTGTCGTCAACGTTGGTCCTCTCAACGATGTCCATAATCCAGTCCTGGAGTGGTCTAGCCTCGTCCGGGGCGTTGGCAAGAACCTCGGCAAGAACGCCCTTCTCGGCCTTCTCGCCCATGACCTTCTTTATGTCCTCCTTAGAAACCTTGACGTTGTTCACGAAGTACTTGTAGGCCTCAGCGGTAACACAGAATCCGGGCGGAACGGGTATTCCGGCGTTGGTAAGCTCACCGAGGTTGGCACCCTTGCCTCCAACGAGGGGGACGTCCTCCCTTCCGAGCTCCTCGAACCACCTTATAAACTTGTATTCGCTCATGGCAATTCCCTCCGTTTAATTACTGCGGGTGATATATCGAGCGGCCGCTTTTAAAATTAACTATCCAAGACTGTTCCTCAGTGTATAAGGTTGAAAAAGAGAGGAAATGTGTTCATTTGGTGATAGGGCGCCCTAATTTCATTTTTGACAACTCTAACGCCTTATAAAGATTTTGAACAGTCCGTCGTAGAACTCCCTCACCAGCTTGTACCTCCCACTAGTGAGTACGTTGAGGTACTCTTTGGAGTTCTTGATGATGATTACGTCGTAGTAGCCCCCGCTTATCTTCCATTCAACGCTCTTACGGTTGAGCATCATATCAACCTTGGCGCCCGGATAATAGAAGCCCGCTTTAGTGTACAGGGAGGGGGATACAAGAAGTGCCCTGGCAGGATAGTGCTCGCTCGCGTACCTGAGAACGTGGGAGTCGTAGGTTCCCGTAACGTTCCACCTCTCCTTTAGAACGAACGCGTTTCCGCCCACTGGGATGAGGAGGAGCAGGGCGAGACCTATTGTGATGGCCTTCTTCCACGGTTTTATCGGCCTTCCAGCGAGTTCAAGGGCGTTTTCAATCCCGTCCACGATTAGGGAGACTCCCTCAACGGCCAAGATTCCCATCACAGGGGCGAGGAACGTTATGAAGCGGGTCTCCTTGTGGGTCACCGTCATTATCATTATGAACCCCAGGAAGACCCAGCTGATTAAGAGCCAGCCCCTCTCGTCCTGCTTCTGCCTCACGAGCCCGAGAACTGCAAGTGCCGGGAGAACTCGTCCCATGTCCTTCTGGAGCCAATTGATGAACGTCGAAACCGAAACCGGCCTGTCGAGAGTCACAACACGGCTGGCTATCTTGAAGGGCCTCAGAGCGCCTCCGTAATGAAGGTGCCCCAGGTAGAGCCAGGGGCCCAGCGTGAGGAACAGAAGTGTGAAACCAATGAGGTACTCCCTCTTTTTGACCCAGTCCCAGTACTCCGTAAGCCACAGGTAGGCTATGAAGATGGCTATTATCGAGAGCCCTGTGTAGCGCGTTAGTATAGCCAGGCCCGCGGAGACGAAGGCGAGGTAAATCCTCACCGCACTGCCCCTCTTTCTCCCGGTGTAGAGTAAATAAACGGCTAGGGTGTAGAAGAGGGTGAACTCGCTGTGAACGAGTTCCCTCGTCCCCATCGTGAAGGCTAGCGCGTTGAAGATGAAGAACGCCGAGGCGAGGACCCCCTTGACGGCCCTTTCAAAGAGCTCCACCGTGAGCAGGTACACGAGCACCGCCGTCAGGGCGAACGAGACCGCCGAAACAAGCCTTGCGACCGTCAGCTGGCTTAGGGGGTTGTGGACGAAGTGGTAAAATAACGACAGCGTGTAGGGGTAGAGCGGTGGGCGGTACATCATGTAAACTCCCTGATAAGTGAAACTCGTCGGGTTCATTGCTAGGTTCCTCGCTATGTCGATGTACAAAGCACCGTCGTAGGTTAGGGTGTCCCACGGGGGAAACGTGGCCAGCTGAATTCCAAGTGCGAACAGAAAAACCGCTACGGGGATTGCCTTTTTGATGCGCTCCATATCCCTCCCTCCGTACACTGTGCGAGGCATGCGAGGTACAGGATTGCAGCCAGGAACGTTCCCTCGATGCCTATGTCCATCATCAGGATTGCAACCGTGAACGCGAACGTCCCCGTGAACTCGTTCTTGGAGGCCGTTCTCAGGGCCATGCCGAGGATGATTGCCTCAATCAGACCGAGGACCCCGAAGTCGTAGACCGGCTGACCGAAGAGCGTGTACGTGTAGCCGACCTTTTTCCCGAAGAGCCTCCCGACGTAGCCCGTTGGGTCCGGGTTGAACAGGAGCTCGTGATTCCCGAGTGGCATTCCCATGTGGAAGAGTCGCTCGTAGACTGTGTACGAGGATGCCGGCCTGTAAATCAGCGTCCCGAAGAAACCAAGCCTCCAGCCGGGGTACTCCTTGACGGTGACGTGGTACCTTGCCGCGAAGACGGCGAGGGTCAGCAGGACCACCGTTAGAATTACGTACTTTCTCCTCCTGGCCTCTTCCACCGTTAGCTTGCCGTCATACGCCAGTCTGAGCAGGTACGCAACCGCGACACCGAGCCCAACCGTCCTTGAGGCCCCCACCATGGCTATTGCTTCCCCGACTAAGAGAAATCCCAGCGAGGGCCTGGCGGCGATGACGCCAATCATTATGTCTCCTGCCACGAGGAAAGGAACGCTCGCACTGGTGTACCTGAGGGACGGCTTCAACAGGGGAATCCCCCAATGAAGCGAGGCAGCTACCACGAGGCCAATCGAGACGACCGTTGCCGGGACCGTTCCCCGAATGAGCTTGTCCCTCGACATAAGGTGTCTTAGAATCCCGAGGGCAATCAAACCCCCAAGGACGTACTGAACGCCCAGGGGGATTAGAAGGAGCATGGCGCCGAGCCCAAAGGCCCAGGCGGGGATTCCTGCGTCGATGCGGTACGAGAGGTATAGAATGACCAAAAACAAGACGGCGTAGGCGGCAGGGGCTATCTCTAGGTGCCCGAGGGTTGATGAGTAGAGCACCTTGCCGAGCCAGGCCGTTCCAACGTAGGCCCCCACGAGCAGGGCGAAGAACTCACCGGGCTTCACTTCGTCTCCTCACCTTCCATCCCTTGTACAGGATGTACGCCCCAAGCAGGAACAGCGCGTAGACGGGCAGGTCGAGGATTCCGGTCTCAACCCCAACTATCCCGTAGGCGAGTGTCGAGTAGTAGAGGGTCTTCGTCGTCGGGTGCTTCGCGTTCATTATCATGCCGTAGTAGAGGCCCAGGAGGAAGCCCTCGACTATCGCGAAGACTCCGAAATCGAGGTACATTCCGCCAAGGAGCGTCGCCGTTATCGTTGCACCCGTGTGGACGTAGAGGAACTTGGCTATTAGCCCTCTAGGGGAGTAGCCGCCGTGGATGTACGAGACGACGCCCGCCCACTGCAAATGGCCTCCGTACGTCCCGCTCCAGTCACCACGCCAGACTATGACATCGAGGGCGGAGACCGTGCTCTGAAAGCGAACCCAAAGGCTCGAGAGGGCGTTTCCGCGGAGGAAAGTTATCATGAGGAAGAGGAGCGCTCCACCACCAAGGATTCCGCCGAGCTTTTTGATGTCAATCCCTCTCCCTCTCGTCCCTTCGTAGTAGGCGATTGCTATCGCCAGCACGGAAACGAGCACGGGGGTTCTGTAAGCGTACAGCGACACTACCGCCGGGTAGAGCAATGAGTACTTCTTCCCCCGTATGAACAGGTAAACGCTCGACGGAACTCCCAGGAAATAGGTGAGTGCGGTTAGCCTCGGGTTCAGATGGATCCTTATCGCGGGGTGGAGAAGGGGGACGTTCCCGAGTCGTATGATTTGGTAGACTATAATTGCGAGCGCCAGCCAGAACGCCCAGTTTATGTACTTCTCTTCTATTTTGAGTCCCCCGTCGCTCCACTCCACACTCTTACCCCTCCTGATTCCCAGGAGTATTGCAACCGCGAAGGCGAGGCTCACGGCTATCGTCTTTGGCTCGGCCAGTCCAACGGCAACGTAGGCCATGAAGAGGATTGGTATTAGGACCGGAAGGTCCCTCATGGACTTCTCACCTCAATGAGCTTCAGGGGCAGGTTTCTCTCGTCCGAGTTCACGTAGAGGAGCCCATAAGTGTAGACGGTGTAGTTGCCGAGGTACTCAAGGAGGTACTGGACGGGAACCATGTTGGCGGTTATTATGGCTCCATTGGGTCCCAGATGGTTGATTGTTATCGAACCGTAGGTCTTGTAGTCGGCCTGGTACTTCAGCTTGCCTATTTGGATGGGGGTTATGGCGTCGCCGATGTAGATTTTACCGGAGTAGCGAACGGAGTAGTATTGCTTTGGCAGGAGCTTGGAGAAGACCTCTTTGCCCTTCCCCTCCATCGGAGAAACCTCGTAGAGGTAGACCTTCCCGTGGTAGATGACCCTTATCATCTTGGCCTTTATGTCCTCCCTCGTTGCTTCAGGGCCGCCGACAGTGTACGTCGTTCCGTTGGTCACGATTGAGATTGTTGAGCCCCTCACGCTCAGGAGGGTTCCGTTCACGGTTCGTCCATCGACGGTCTTCACGACGATTGTGACGTTGAAGCCCCTCACGAGAAGGCCGTAGGCGTGGTTCGCGGCCTCGTAGATTTCCCCTCCCTGGTAGTGCTGAACATGTGAGTTGAGGACGAGGCCCACGATGGCGAGGGCTATTATTATGATTAGGTACTTCCTCATGATTTCCCCCCATTGTAGTAGGGGCCTCCACTTTTATGTCTTTCTGAGGAGGCTCTCTCCTGTTCACAATAGCCTGTTTTGTTTTATGATTTTCCGGGTTAGTTCCTGATACTTCAAATGGTGCAACGGCTGGTTACATTTTTTCCATTCAAATCCATGCCAACATCTTCATGTCTTGACCTGTCCATTTGCGAACGAAATATTTATATCACGGCACTAACTAAAGGGTGGATGACTACATAATCGGAGGTGTTTGGATGAATCGAAAGGCGTTGAGCCTTTTAATCGTGGTAGCGATGGTGCTTGCAGTAGTGCCTGCAGGGCTCGCAACGGGCATCTCAGCGAAAGTCGCATTGTCAAATCCCTTTAGGGAGCAAGTTCCTTTGGTATCACCAACGGATGTTCCAGGATTCCATAAAACGGGGATGATATGGGTACCCCCAGAGGAATATGCAAAAGTTACAGGAGTCCACTTTGCACCACTGAACGCTAAGGCCTTTGAGGAGGCCCTAAGAAGTGCTCCCTTCTACCCGGGCAGGACAACTCCAATATCAAACACGTACAAGGCTCCCTCCACATTGCTTCCACCTCTGGTTTTCAACACAATGTATCTACCCCCTATTGGTGACCAGGGGATGGTCGGTTCATGCAACGCGTGGAGTTCTACTTACTACGTCTGGACCTACATGCTCAACTGGTGGAGAAACCACCCGTATCCCTCCAACCCCAGCGATATAATGAACCCAACATTTACATACAATCTCATCAACGGTGGAGAGGACCAAGGTAGCATCCCTGAGGACGCTATGAATCTGATATCCACAATAGGTGCTGTACCACTTGACAAGTTCCCAGTCTATACGTACAACCTTCCAAGCGATTATGCATGGGTCTGGCCAAACCTAACCCAGTGGATGCTTGCACCCCACAACAGTGCTGACTACCTGACATACCTTGGAGGATATGACCTCAATGTACCCGGTGAGTGGCACGTAATAGACCTCTCAAATGACACCCAGTGGAACTATCTCCTCCAGCTCTTGGCCCAGGGATACATTGTCCAGTTTGCCTATCCTGTAAACCTCGTATTCTTCGTAGCAACGGACATGGATGCGTCCTCGTTCCTTAGGTGGCTTGACACATTGGCTGAGAGGACTAAGAATCAGACTTTCATAAACTATGTAAAGGAGCATTTCACCGAAAACAAGACTTTCATCCAAGAGGCCAACTACTACTTCACCTACGACAGGTATACCATCACGAATTCCATGGTTAACTGGACTTTTAGGACCTGGTGGAAGGTTTGGAGCACTTACTATCAGCTGTACCACCACAGTAAAGCTCCATTTGTCTTCGGAGGACATGCGGTTACCATAGTTGGTTACGACATGAACAGAGAGACAACTGATGGCAAGGGCGTTCTTATAATCGCTAACTCATGGGGTTCCGACTGGGGTGACCACGGATACTTCTACATAAGCTTTGATGCGGCAAGGTTTGGGGCAGCATATGAGAACTCAGACCAAACCGCTTGGGTGTATGTTCCGAAGGCTGCTAACTACACTCCAGAGCTCATGGCAGTTGTTGGCATAAAGCACCCAATTAGGGGAGAGACATTCAGTGGTATTGTAATCTTCAACTACACCCCACCCTACCCAGTTCTTGCTACTCCCGTTAAAGGAGGGCTTGATGTAGGAGTTATCCCCGGAGGCAGCAATAAGCCATACTACACGCCGTTCTTCAACTTCCAGATAAACTATCTCTGGTGGCCGATTCAGTGGATACCACCCACCGTGGATATTCACAATGCCACACAGCTTGAGAAGTACATTGTTGATTACGCCAAGGCCATTGCGAGAAAATACAATATGACGTACGAGCAGGTACTTGAGAACTACCTTTACTTCCCACAGGTTCATCCGTATCCAAAGAGCCCCATGGCGTTCGATATCAGCGACGACATTGAATACTTAATTGAATACATAGAGGAGACAAACACTACCCCCTTAAATGCCACCTTCTATGTGACTGCCAGGGACATCCTGCCTGACAATGTGACGGGTCAGGTGTACAACTTCACGATACTTTTGAACCTGAACGGACACTACGTTCCACTGGCGGCAGTAGACAAGAACGTGACAATACCCGATGGGGGAAGTGTGAACGTCTCTGTAACTGTCCCGCTGGTCAAGTACGAGAACGCCCCGAACAACGTGAGCCTTAACTTCGGTACCTTCAACGTCAGCATCTTCAGCCTCATTCCGCTCAAGGGCGCGGAGATTATCATCGGTGGCAAGAGCTACCAGCTCAGCGCCGAGGAGGGAGGTTACTACTACTACGCAACTGCTATCGCCCAGAAGCTCAACCTCCCCGCTGGAACATACAACTATACAGTTGTCGTCACGTACCCGAACGGCAAGGAAGTTAAGCTCCCAACTAGGACCGTTACCATCAAAGAGCCGGTAGTTTACATAAAGTCCCCAGAACCAAAGGTTTACAACACCAGTGAAATAGAGCTGGCCGTCAAAGTCGTTGATGTCCTAAACGTTACCAACGTCACGGCCAAAGTTGGGGGTAAGGAGTACGCCCTCACCTACAACGCCACCACCGGTCTCTACACCGCCGAGCTCAACCTCACCAACGGCAAGTACACCCTAACGGTTACCGCAGTTGACGAGAAGAACGCCACCGGAAAGGCCACCGTTAACTTCGTTGTCAGCACGGAGGCCAAGGTCAAGACCGTCAAGGTTAACAACGAGACCAACGTTACCGTTGGTGTCGTTGGAGGAAGCGCCAACGTTACGGCCGAGAACAACACCGTCGTTGCCAACGTCAGCACCTCAAAGGGAACCGTCACCGTAGAGGTGCCCGTGGTTAACAACGTCCAGAGCGTCGTCGTCAACGCAAGCGCAATCAACTCCGTTGTCACCGGCAAGAGCAACGCCAGCCTCGCCGCAGGATGGAACGCCAGCGTCAGCGTCACGACCACTGCCAAGTACGTTAAGACCGAGAACTACAAGAAGCTCTACTCAGTTACAATAAGGGCCAACGTCACCCTCGGTGAGAACGGCGTTGCCGTGGTCGCCCTCAGGGACATTAACATAAGCAAGATATACGTCTGGAAGAACGGCCAGAAGATACCGCTTACGACCGACAAGAGCAACCCGCTCGGATACTACTACAAGGAGGGCAACATCATCTTCGTCGTCCTCAAGGAAGACCCGGTCATAGAGGCCGACGGATACTTCGAGGTTCCAGTCCAGGTCAGCAGGAGCCACGGCGTGTCCTTAACGGCTCTCAACTTCCTCGCCTACCGCTGGTACAACATGTACCTCCAGGAGTTCAACGAGCTCTACCAGAAGGCTCTCCAGATGAACGTTAGCAACGAGACCCTTAAGCTCGCCCTCCAGTATAACGAGACCGCCGCTACGTACTACCAGAAGGCCCTCGAGCTCTCGAACAACAACATAATCCTCCACCTCGGTGACCTCCAGTTACTGGTGCCTCTCA includes the following:
- a CDS encoding ArnT family glycosyltransferase, with amino-acid sequence MERIKKAIPVAVFLFALGIQLATFPPWDTLTYDGALYIDIARNLAMNPTSFTYQGVYMMYRPPLYPYTLSLFYHFVHNPLSQLTVARLVSAVSFALTAVLVYLLTVELFERAVKGVLASAFFIFNALAFTMGTRELVHSEFTLFYTLAVYLLYTGRKRGSAVRIYLAFVSAGLAILTRYTGLSIIAIFIAYLWLTEYWDWVKKREYLIGFTLLFLTLGPWLYLGHLHYGGALRPFKIASRVVTLDRPVSVSTFINWLQKDMGRVLPALAVLGLVRQKQDERGWLLISWVFLGFIMIMTVTHKETRFITFLAPVMGILAVEGVSLIVDGIENALELAGRPIKPWKKAITIGLALLLLIPVGGNAFVLKERWNVTGTYDSHVLRYASEHYPARALLVSPSLYTKAGFYYPGAKVDMMLNRKSVEWKISGGYYDVIIIKNSKEYLNVLTSGRYKLVREFYDGLFKIFIRR
- the ppsA gene encoding phosphoenolpyruvate synthase, translating into MSEYKFIRWFEELGREDVPLVGGKGANLGELTNAGIPVPPGFCVTAEAYKYFVNNVKVSKEDIKKVMGEKAEKGVLAEVLANAPDEARPLQDWIMDIVERTNVDDSRELMDNTAVIRELILAMPMPKEIADEVLNAYHKLCKRFNKDPEKGEFVYVAVRSSATAEDLPEASFAGQQETYLDVIGDEDLLENVRKCWASLWTARATFYRAKQGFDHRKVYLSAVVQKMVNSKTSGVMFTANPVTNNRNEIMINAAWGLGEAVVSGAVTPDEYIVEKGTWKIKEKYIAKKEVMYVRNPETGKGTVLVKVADYLGPEYVEKQVLTEEQIIEVAKMGAKIEEHYQYPQDIEWAYDADDGKLYIVQSRPITTLKEAPAEGEELEETEEMEVILKGLGASPGVGAGKVVIVLDVKDIDKVKEGDVLVTTMTNPDMVPAMKRASAIVTDEGGRTCHAAIVGRELGIPTVVGTKEATKKLKDGMLVTVDGTRGVVYKGIVKSLVKKEKEEKAEGGKVVVAGAPLITATEVKVNVSMPEVAERAAATGADGVGLLRAEHMILGIGAHPVKFIKEGKEEELVEKLAEGIRKVVEAFYPRRVWYRTLDAPTNEFRELPGGEDEPVERNPMLGWRGIRRGLDQPELLRAEFKAIKKLVDEGYDNIGVMLPLVSHPEQIRKAKEIARSVGLEPHKDVEWGVMIETPASALIIEDLIKEGIDFVSFGTNDLTQYTLAIDRDNERVFKLYDEKHPAVLKLIENVIKVCKKYGVETSICGQAGSDPKMVRLLVRMGIDSVSANPDAVELIRKTVYREEQRIKLEAARKALE
- a CDS encoding C1 family peptidase; this translates as MIWVPPEEYAKVTGVHFAPLNAKAFEEALRSAPFYPGRTTPISNTYKAPSTLLPPLVFNTMYLPPIGDQGMVGSCNAWSSTYYVWTYMLNWWRNHPYPSNPSDIMNPTFTYNLINGGEDQGSIPEDAMNLISTIGAVPLDKFPVYTYNLPSDYAWVWPNLTQWMLAPHNSADYLTYLGGYDLNVPGEWHVIDLSNDTQWNYLLQLLAQGYIVQFAYPVNLVFFVATDMDASSFLRWLDTLAERTKNQTFINYVKEHFTENKTFIQEANYYFTYDRYTITNSMVNWTFRTWWKVWSTYYQLYHHSKAPFVFGGHAVTIVGYDMNRETTDGKGVLIIANSWGSDWGDHGYFYISFDAARFGAAYENSDQTAWVYVPKAANYTPELMAVVGIKHPIRGETFSGIVIFNYTPPYPVLATPVKGGLDVGVIPGGSNKPYYTPFFNFQINYLWWPIQWIPPTVDIHNATQLEKYIVDYAKAIARKYNMTYEQVLENYLYFPQVHPYPKSPMAFDISDDIEYLIEYIEETNTTPLNATFYVTARDILPDNVTGQVYNFTILLNLNGHYVPLAAVDKNVTIPDGGSVNVSVTVPLVKYENAPNNVSLNFGTFNVSIFSLIPLKGAEIIIGGKSYQLSAEEGGYYYYATAIAQKLNLPAGTYNYTVVVTYPNGKEVKLPTRTVTIKEPVVYIKSPEPKVYNTSEIELAVKVVDVLNVTNVTAKVGGKEYALTYNATTGLYTAELNLTNGKYTLTVTAVDEKNATGKATVNFVVSTEAKVKTVKVNNETNVTVGVVGGSANVTAENNTVVANVSTSKGTVTVEVPVVNNVQSVVVNASAINSVVTGKSNASLAAGWNASVSVTTTAKYVKTENYKKLYSVTIRANVTLGENGVAVVALRDINISKIYVWKNGQKIPLTTDKSNPLGYYYKEGNIIFVVLKEDPVIEADGYFEVPVQVSRSHGVSLTALNFLAYRWYNMYLQEFNELYQKALQMNVSNETLKLALQYNETAATYYQKALELSNNNIILHLGDLQLLVPLRKAYLNEVKAVEILKEALEKLESQGS
- a CDS encoding phospholipase D-like domain-containing protein; its protein translation is MRKYLIIIIALAIVGLVLNSHVQHYQGGEIYEAANHAYGLLVRGFNVTIVVKTVDGRTVNGTLLSVRGSTISIVTNGTTYTVGGPEATREDIKAKMIRVIYHGKVYLYEVSPMEGKGKEVFSKLLPKQYYSVRYSGKIYIGDAITPIQIGKLKYQADYKTYGSITINHLGPNGAIITANMVPVQYLLEYLGNYTVYTYGLLYVNSDERNLPLKLIEVRSP